The following coding sequences are from one Acinetobacter baumannii window:
- a CDS encoding plasmid replication DNA-binding protein — protein sequence MKSLTVLELSKLYNINRQTIYNNIKKGILSKNSDNKIDLAEAIRVFGEPVQKQSVKETVKVDSPTSAEVLLLRQQIDLLKNQLDDAKNRESFYQNQIETMQRLLEAPKTNTTQSDDPGSTQAESTVEEKEDVIAMPPKESEVIENKRIPVPEHIEPEPEKRGFWSRFFKPYG from the coding sequence ATGAAAAGCCTTACAGTTCTTGAGCTTTCTAAGCTTTACAATATTAATCGACAAACCATTTACAACAATATAAAGAAAGGTATTTTAAGTAAAAATTCTGACAATAAGATTGATCTTGCAGAAGCGATCCGGGTATTTGGTGAGCCAGTACAAAAACAGAGTGTAAAAGAAACTGTAAAAGTAGACAGTCCAACTTCGGCAGAAGTTTTACTCCTTAGACAGCAGATAGACCTACTAAAAAATCAGCTAGATGATGCAAAAAATAGAGAAAGCTTCTATCAAAATCAAATTGAAACTATGCAACGCCTATTGGAAGCTCCAAAAACCAATACAACACAATCTGATGATCCTGGATCAACACAGGCAGAATCCACAGTAGAAGAAAAAGAGGACGTCATAGCTATGCCTCCTAAGGAGTCAGAGGTTATCGAGAATAAGCGTATTCCAGTCCCTGAACATATTGAGCCAGAACCAGAAAAAAGGGGCTTCTGGAGCCGTTTTTTCAAGCCCTATGGATGA